GCTATTTGAATGTTCGATTTTTCAAAAAAATTGGTAATGGCCATATCGCTAAGCGGTTTTTCTGGGTTCTCCGCCTGGATGATCTGCCTCATCCGGACTTTAACGCTCTCGGAGGCCATGGCATCCTCGCCATCGGTACGGGCAATTGAAGAGTTGAAGAAGTATTTAAGCTCGTAGATGCCCTGAGGGGTGTGTACGTATTTGTTAGTGGTTACGCGGCTGATAGTTGACTCATGCATACTGATGTCATCAGCTACGTCGCGCAGAATAAGCGGGTGCAACTCTGAGGGCCCTTTCTCAAAAAACTCATATTGAAACTTAATAAGGCTTTCAACGACTTTATAGATGGTGCGTTGTCTTTGTTGAATGCTCTTAATGAGCCACATGGCTGATTTAAGTTTTTCCTGAATATATGTTTTAGTCTCGCCCTTCACACCGGGCATATCTTTTTTGTCTTTTAAAATATCACGATAAAAGTTGCTGATTTTCAGGCGGGGAAGACCGTCATCATTAAGCATAATGACGTATTCGCCATCCATCTTATAGACATAGACATCCGGAATAATATAATGAGGTTCATCGGTGGAAAAGGCCCGGCCTGGGTGCGGGTTTAAGCCGGTAATGACATCAATGGCAGCAAGCACTTCTTTCAATGAATATTTGGTCGCCTTGACAATTGCAGCGTAATTTCTGGTTTCAAGGTAGTTCAGTTGATCACGGACAATTTCAGTAGCCGGGGATTCACTTAATTTTAAATGGGAGAGCTGCAGGAGCAGGCACTCCTTGATGTTTCGTGCGGCAACCCCGGAAGGATCCATATCCTGGACAATGGCGAGCATCTTCTGAACAGTTTCTGGCGCTGAGTTGGTTTGTCGTGCAATATCGTCATCGTCAACTTCAAGGAACCCGTCGCGGTTCAGATTGCCAATGATAAAGCTGCCGACGTCCAACTCTTGGTCTGTGAGGTTTA
This DNA window, taken from Desulfobulbaceae bacterium, encodes the following:
- the rpoN gene encoding RNA polymerase factor sigma-54; its protein translation is MVLELRQQLKLTQQLVMTPQLQQAIKLLQLSRLELSETIQQEIEQNPVLEEGNTTEDSSHESLQDQVAGEVPDPGGEKTTEVSLDGDSGLKEIDWSDYENEYESSGSFRPKDGAEMPSRLDILTKKTGLEDHLMWQLKFINLTDQELDVGSFIIGNLNRDGFLEVDDDDIARQTNSAPETVQKMLAIVQDMDPSGVAARNIKECLLLQLSHLKLSESPATEIVRDQLNYLETRNYAAIVKATKYSLKEVLAAIDVITGLNPHPGRAFSTDEPHYIIPDVYVYKMDGEYVIMLNDDGLPRLKISNFYRDILKDKKDMPGVKGETKTYIQEKLKSAMWLIKSIQQRQRTIYKVVESLIKFQYEFFEKGPSELHPLILRDVADDISMHESTISRVTTNKYVHTPQGIYELKYFFNSSIARTDGEDAMASESVKVRMRQIIQAENPEKPLSDMAITNFFEKSNIQIARRTIAKYREQLGILPSKYRKKPKFK